The following coding sequences lie in one Coraliomargarita sinensis genomic window:
- a CDS encoding OadG family transporter subunit, whose translation MIHSISVLAQLAGDASAGPKPGGVVIVGFLFVVIVLALLASVTSAIGAWFTKQAAKNAAQAAAAAKSTAEAFSQSASAGSASSAATEDSATGDKTDTETDDSALMAVIAAAVHTVIGDRPHRVVSIRSSGPGWAQEGRRQIFSSHRVR comes from the coding sequence ATGATTCATTCAATATCAGTCTTGGCACAGCTTGCCGGTGATGCATCCGCCGGGCCAAAGCCGGGCGGCGTGGTGATTGTCGGTTTTCTTTTTGTTGTCATCGTGCTGGCGCTACTCGCATCCGTAACCTCGGCCATCGGGGCTTGGTTTACCAAACAGGCAGCGAAAAATGCAGCGCAGGCCGCTGCTGCGGCCAAGTCGACTGCGGAGGCGTTTTCCCAGTCAGCTTCCGCGGGCTCCGCGTCTTCGGCTGCTACTGAAGACAGTGCCACCGGCGATAAGACTGACACGGAGACAGACGACTCCGCCCTGATGGCTGTGATTGCTGCTGCAGTACACACCGTCATAGGCGATCGTCCCCACCGTGTCGTATCGATACGTTCGTCAGGACCGGGTTGGGCTCAGGAAGGACGTCGGCAAATCTTCTCTTCGCACCGTGTGCGTTAA
- the meaB gene encoding methylmalonyl Co-A mutase-associated GTPase MeaB — MHKLPNIPALVEGILEGDRARLARGITLVESRAVKHRPLARELMQAILPHSGGAIRVGLTGTPGAGKSTFIEALGLYLCGLGKKVAVLAVDPSSSVTGGSILGDKTRMEELCREPNAFIRPSPSGRSLGGVAARTREALLLCEAAGYDVILVETVGVGQSETAVRTMTDFFLLLQIAGGGDELQGIKKGVIELADAIVVNKADGDNKVRANQARVEFARIMQVLHPFTPGWKPQALACSALEKQGMEAIWEMILRFSEELKESGVFEQRRREQNIDWFRSLLQQSVFERFADEHKERISSIESAVAQGELPVSNALDQLLNEA; from the coding sequence ATGCATAAGCTTCCGAATATACCTGCTCTCGTCGAAGGCATCCTTGAGGGAGACAGAGCCAGGCTGGCCCGTGGCATTACGCTGGTTGAGAGTCGGGCCGTGAAGCACCGCCCGTTGGCCCGGGAATTAATGCAGGCGATTCTACCGCACAGCGGTGGGGCGATCCGTGTCGGATTAACCGGCACACCCGGGGCGGGAAAAAGCACCTTCATCGAGGCCCTAGGCCTCTACCTTTGCGGACTGGGTAAAAAAGTGGCGGTTCTGGCCGTGGACCCGAGTAGTTCTGTCACGGGCGGGAGTATTCTGGGGGACAAGACACGAATGGAGGAGCTCTGTCGCGAGCCGAATGCCTTCATCCGGCCTTCACCTTCAGGTCGTTCGCTCGGCGGGGTCGCAGCCCGCACCCGCGAGGCGCTCTTACTCTGTGAGGCAGCGGGTTATGATGTTATCTTAGTGGAGACCGTCGGTGTGGGGCAGAGTGAGACAGCTGTGCGCACGATGACGGATTTTTTTCTCCTCCTACAGATTGCCGGGGGTGGGGATGAACTGCAGGGCATCAAGAAGGGCGTTATCGAACTGGCCGATGCCATTGTGGTGAACAAGGCTGATGGTGACAACAAGGTCCGGGCGAATCAGGCCCGTGTCGAGTTCGCGCGAATTATGCAGGTGCTGCATCCATTTACGCCGGGTTGGAAGCCGCAGGCGCTGGCCTGTTCAGCGCTGGAAAAACAAGGCATGGAAGCGATCTGGGAAATGATCCTCCGTTTCAGCGAGGAATTGAAGGAATCCGGAGTTTTCGAGCAACGCCGCCGTGAGCAAAATATCGATTGGTTCCGTTCCCTCCTGCAGCAATCGGTATTTGAGCGCTTCGCAGATGAACACAAAGAACGGATCAGCAGTATTGAATCGGCCGTCGCACAGGGTGAGTTGCCTGTTTCCAATGCCCTCGATCAGTTATTGAATGAAGCTTGA
- a CDS encoding acetyl-CoA hydrolase/transferase family protein, whose protein sequence is MVSEQIPVITADDAAEMVKDGDIIGFSGFTPAGAAKEIPKAIARKATGEHEAGRSFKIGVVTGASTGDSLDGELARANAVLFRTPYQSDKFLRAQINKGETHFFDMHLSMLPQAARYGFLGKVKYAVIEAASVTEAGEIVLTTSVGATNTFCNIADKILIELNDQHPAELKGLHDIYEPLDPPHRREIPIYSASERIGSPVLKVDPSKIAGIVETSAPDEVGGFKESDPVTQKIGENVADFLAQELKAGRIPKDFLPIQSGVGNIANAVLGALGANPAIPAFEMYSEVIQDSVIGLMREGDIKFASATSLTLSPPVLKEVYQDLDFYKERILLRPQEISNHPEVVRRLGIISINTAIEADIWGNVNSTHVMGNNLMNGIGGSGDFTRNAYISIFTCPSTAKGGAISTIVPMVAHLDHSEHSVQVIVTEQGIADLRGKDPIERAREIVDKCAHPEYRDQLHAYFDDVKDGHTPQTLQTVFAMHQAFMEKKDMRGVDMTGSK, encoded by the coding sequence ATGGTTAGTGAACAGATTCCAGTCATTACCGCAGATGATGCGGCCGAAATGGTTAAAGATGGCGATATCATCGGCTTCAGCGGCTTTACGCCGGCTGGTGCCGCCAAAGAGATTCCCAAGGCAATCGCGCGCAAAGCCACCGGCGAGCACGAAGCAGGCCGTTCTTTCAAGATCGGGGTGGTGACCGGTGCGTCCACCGGTGACAGCCTCGACGGGGAGCTGGCACGTGCGAATGCCGTTCTTTTCCGGACGCCTTATCAAAGTGACAAGTTTCTTCGTGCCCAGATCAACAAGGGTGAGACGCACTTCTTCGATATGCATCTATCCATGCTGCCGCAGGCCGCGCGCTACGGTTTTCTCGGGAAGGTGAAATACGCGGTCATCGAGGCAGCTTCGGTCACCGAAGCGGGAGAAATCGTGCTCACCACCAGTGTGGGCGCCACCAATACTTTCTGTAATATCGCAGACAAGATCCTCATTGAATTGAACGACCAGCACCCGGCCGAACTCAAAGGGCTTCATGATATCTACGAGCCGCTCGATCCGCCGCATCGTCGTGAGATCCCGATTTATTCAGCCAGCGAGCGGATTGGCTCTCCGGTGCTCAAGGTCGATCCGTCCAAAATCGCAGGCATTGTCGAAACCAGTGCACCCGACGAGGTGGGCGGGTTCAAGGAGAGCGATCCGGTGACCCAGAAAATCGGCGAAAACGTGGCGGATTTTCTCGCGCAGGAGCTGAAGGCCGGTCGTATTCCGAAGGATTTTCTGCCGATTCAGTCCGGGGTCGGAAATATTGCCAATGCCGTGCTGGGTGCGCTGGGAGCCAATCCTGCGATTCCGGCTTTCGAGATGTATTCCGAGGTCATCCAGGACAGCGTTATCGGCTTGATGCGTGAGGGCGACATCAAGTTTGCCAGTGCCACCTCTCTGACATTATCGCCTCCTGTATTGAAGGAAGTGTATCAGGATCTGGATTTTTACAAGGAGCGGATCTTACTCCGGCCGCAGGAAATATCGAATCACCCGGAAGTGGTGCGTCGCCTGGGAATTATTTCGATCAATACTGCGATTGAGGCGGATATCTGGGGCAACGTCAATTCCACCCACGTCATGGGCAATAACCTGATGAACGGTATCGGCGGTTCCGGCGACTTTACACGGAACGCATATATCTCGATCTTTACCTGCCCGTCGACAGCCAAAGGCGGTGCGATTAGTACAATCGTGCCGATGGTGGCCCACCTCGATCACAGTGAACACAGTGTGCAGGTTATCGTGACGGAGCAGGGCATCGCCGACCTTCGCGGCAAGGACCCGATTGAACGGGCCCGCGAGATCGTGGATAAGTGTGCACATCCGGAATACCGCGATCAACTTCACGCTTACTTTGACGACGTGAAGGATGGTCACACGCCACAGACCCTCCAGACAGTCTTTGCCATGCACCAGGCTTTCATGGAAAAGAAGGATATGCGCGGCGTCGATATGACGGGTTCAAAATAA
- a CDS encoding arylsulfatase, producing MTKSRFILSWLLCLLLSSLLNAATEKRPNVILIITDDQGYGEISAHGHPYLETPHMDALHGESVRFTDFHVDPTCSPTRAALLTGRYSTRTGVWHTINGRSMMRGEELTMAEVFKANGYATAMIGKWHLGANYPFRPSDQGFEHTVWHMDGVIGGSPDYWENDYYDDHYMTNGEWKQYEGYCTDVWFEEATKFVEANREEPFFLYLSTNAPHGPYIVDERYSKPFMDRGMPENLAKFYGMIVNIDENLGKFREQLEAMGVAENTLLIFMTDNGTTAGWICQKSGYEYYNAGMRGWKSSAWEGGHRVPIFWHWPERGWNEGRDVTGLTAHIDILPTFVDILNLKKPEGPEIDGQSLGRLLKGEEDISFEDRSLFVHVQRSFLPPKWDDSVAMRGDWRLIEGQELYNLQNDPGQDNDVAEAHPEVVAQLRNDYEDWWASLQPAMERTVRHVLGGGENPMTLNSHDWLMPDETVAVWHQSHVRRGDLKNGPWAVEVAQDGIYEISLYRWAPYLEKAMEMKSARLRIDGFEVSKDVLNDATSARFLVKLNAGPTMLKTWLERPNGDESGAYYCDVRYVGPSK from the coding sequence ATGACGAAGTCCCGTTTTATTCTCTCATGGCTACTGTGCCTTTTGTTATCTTCGTTGCTGAATGCGGCGACTGAAAAGCGGCCCAACGTCATTCTTATCATTACTGACGATCAGGGGTATGGCGAAATTTCAGCTCACGGGCATCCTTACTTGGAGACGCCTCATATGGATGCGCTGCATGGTGAGAGTGTGCGTTTTACGGATTTTCACGTCGATCCGACTTGTTCCCCGACACGGGCCGCACTCCTGACGGGCCGTTATTCAACCCGTACCGGGGTGTGGCACACGATCAACGGGCGATCGATGATGCGTGGCGAGGAATTAACCATGGCGGAGGTCTTCAAAGCCAACGGTTATGCTACTGCCATGATCGGCAAGTGGCACTTGGGGGCGAACTATCCCTTCCGTCCTTCGGATCAGGGATTTGAGCACACAGTTTGGCATATGGATGGCGTAATCGGAGGCAGCCCGGACTATTGGGAGAATGATTATTACGACGACCACTACATGACCAACGGCGAGTGGAAGCAGTACGAAGGTTACTGCACCGATGTCTGGTTCGAGGAAGCAACCAAATTCGTTGAAGCCAATCGGGAGGAGCCGTTCTTTCTCTACCTTTCCACGAATGCGCCGCACGGGCCTTATATCGTCGACGAACGATACTCCAAGCCTTTCATGGACCGGGGCATGCCGGAGAATTTGGCCAAGTTCTACGGAATGATTGTCAACATTGATGAGAATTTGGGCAAGTTCCGCGAACAGCTTGAGGCGATGGGAGTCGCCGAAAATACTTTGCTGATTTTTATGACGGACAACGGCACCACTGCGGGCTGGATCTGCCAAAAGTCGGGCTACGAGTATTACAACGCCGGGATGCGGGGATGGAAAAGCTCAGCCTGGGAAGGTGGGCATCGCGTGCCCATTTTCTGGCACTGGCCCGAACGTGGATGGAACGAGGGCCGTGACGTGACGGGTTTGACGGCGCACATTGATATCCTGCCCACCTTTGTCGACATACTGAATCTGAAAAAACCGGAGGGCCCTGAAATTGACGGGCAGTCATTAGGCAGACTCCTGAAGGGAGAAGAGGACATCTCGTTTGAGGACCGTTCGCTTTTTGTTCACGTGCAGCGCAGCTTTCTCCCGCCCAAATGGGACGATTCGGTGGCGATGCGTGGCGATTGGCGTCTGATCGAAGGCCAGGAACTCTACAATCTCCAGAATGACCCCGGGCAGGACAACGATGTTGCCGAAGCCCACCCCGAAGTTGTGGCGCAACTACGTAACGATTACGAGGATTGGTGGGCTTCGCTCCAACCAGCCATGGAACGAACCGTGCGCCACGTTCTGGGTGGTGGCGAAAATCCGATGACCTTGAACAGCCACGACTGGCTGATGCCGGACGAGACGGTTGCAGTCTGGCACCAGAGCCACGTACGCCGGGGAGACCTGAAAAACGGTCCCTGGGCGGTCGAGGTGGCTCAGGACGGGATTTATGAAATTTCGCTCTATCGTTGGGCTCCCTATCTCGAGAAAGCGATGGAGATGAAATCAGCCCGTCTGCGAATTGATGGGTTTGAGGTGTCCAAAGACGTTCTGAACGATGCCACATCTGCCCGTTTTCTGGTGAAATTAAACGCCGGTCCTACCATGCTCAAGACTTGGCTGGAGCGCCCCAACGGAGATGAGAGTGGGGCGTATTACTGTGATGTTCGATACGTCGGGCCATCGAAGTAG
- a CDS encoding MGH1-like glycoside hydrolase domain-containing protein has protein sequence MLSFQSAHAVKGATGILSHTKLKSYVERFNADDEELYANIPNSKAYRFLQANIPLFECPDEDFERTYYFRWWTYRKHIRETPEGYVITEFLPEVSWSRKYNTISCPSGHHFYEGRWLHNPVYLDDYAKFWLRGEGMPRQYSCWLADAIYARHLVNPDPGLMVELLDSMVENYEAWEKTKLGELGLFYQIDDRDGMEVSIGGSGYRATINSYMYGDAKAIARIARLAGRAGLEEKFEAKAAKIKSLLLSRLWDPKDKFFKVLDKTTLEKADVREQHGYTPWYFNLPEPGEGYESAWKQLVDPGGFHAPYGPTTAEQRHPGFSISYEGHECQWNGPSWPLATSVTLTALANVLNNYEQDAIGKRDYFETLQIYTRSHLMQREDGKIVPWIDENLHPYTGKWIARTRLKNWKEGGWSDQKGGKERGKDYNHSSYCDLIITGLVGLRPRADNVVEVNPLLPEVLWDYFCLDQVRYKGRVLTIIWDRTGEKYGRGKGLTILADGKTIAHSPRLECIIVELL, from the coding sequence GTGCTCTCGTTCCAATCGGCGCATGCTGTCAAAGGCGCTACCGGAATTCTAAGCCATACGAAGCTCAAGTCCTACGTCGAGCGCTTCAATGCCGACGACGAAGAACTCTACGCCAATATTCCCAACTCGAAGGCCTACAGATTCTTACAGGCCAACATTCCGCTCTTCGAATGTCCCGATGAAGACTTCGAGCGGACGTACTACTTTCGCTGGTGGACGTACCGCAAGCATATCAGGGAAACTCCGGAGGGCTACGTGATTACTGAATTCCTGCCGGAAGTTTCCTGGTCGCGAAAATACAACACCATCAGCTGTCCGTCGGGCCATCACTTCTACGAGGGGCGTTGGTTGCACAATCCGGTCTATCTTGATGACTATGCGAAATTCTGGCTTCGAGGAGAGGGCATGCCGAGACAGTACAGTTGTTGGCTCGCGGATGCTATTTACGCGCGCCATTTGGTGAACCCTGATCCAGGCCTCATGGTCGAACTTCTGGATTCCATGGTGGAAAACTACGAAGCCTGGGAGAAGACAAAGCTCGGAGAACTCGGACTCTTTTATCAGATCGACGACCGTGACGGGATGGAGGTCTCCATCGGAGGCAGCGGGTATCGCGCCACGATTAATTCCTACATGTACGGTGACGCCAAAGCGATCGCACGGATCGCGCGCTTGGCAGGTCGAGCCGGTCTAGAGGAAAAATTCGAAGCTAAAGCGGCTAAAATTAAATCATTGCTTCTCTCAAGACTTTGGGACCCGAAGGACAAGTTTTTCAAGGTGCTGGACAAGACGACTCTTGAGAAAGCCGACGTTCGTGAACAGCACGGCTACACCCCCTGGTATTTCAATTTGCCCGAGCCCGGTGAGGGCTATGAATCCGCTTGGAAGCAATTGGTGGACCCCGGGGGCTTTCACGCGCCCTACGGCCCGACAACGGCGGAACAGAGGCACCCCGGGTTTTCCATAAGCTACGAAGGCCATGAATGCCAGTGGAACGGTCCCTCCTGGCCGCTTGCGACCTCGGTCACGCTTACGGCCCTGGCCAATGTTCTGAACAACTACGAGCAGGATGCGATTGGCAAAAGGGACTACTTTGAAACCCTCCAAATCTACACTCGTTCGCACCTGATGCAGCGGGAGGACGGCAAAATTGTCCCCTGGATCGATGAGAACCTGCATCCTTACACTGGTAAATGGATCGCCCGCACCCGGTTGAAGAACTGGAAAGAGGGCGGCTGGTCGGATCAAAAGGGCGGAAAAGAGCGTGGCAAGGATTACAACCATTCCAGCTACTGCGACCTGATCATCACCGGCTTGGTGGGACTACGCCCGCGGGCGGATAACGTCGTGGAGGTTAACCCGCTTTTACCCGAAGTATTGTGGGATTACTTCTGTTTGGATCAGGTGCGCTACAAAGGACGGGTGTTGACGATCATCTGGGATCGAACGGGTGAGAAATACGGTCGTGGCAAGGGGCTTACAATACTGGCCGACGGTAAGACGATTGCGCATAGTCCACGGCTCGAATGTATCATCGTAGAGCTTTTATAA
- a CDS encoding sulfatase family protein: MLNRILFLVTGFTTLLSVELFADSADLNGAPDPRPNIVFFISDDMSWEDFGCYGHPSIQTPNVDRLADQGMRFDNAYLTTSSCSPSRCSIITGRYPHNTGAPELHSKLPDDQLRFPELLRQAGYYTVLSGKNHMFSYEDRAFDLMTRGGGASGSEDWLGIVQERPKDKPFFFYFASYDGHRAWHIDDKAPVYSPEDVVVPPYLVDTPEVREDLAKYYHEVSRYDHYIGVVTEELKRQGVLDNTLIVVATDNGRPFPRDKTYLYDSGIKTPWVVHYPAMIDEPAATDSLISVIDLSATCLELAGLDIPESVQGRSFTPILKDPDSVVREVVFAEHNWHVYQSHERMVRFDDYLYIKNNYPEEQNLGHESDMVYLSGRELWKAHAAGETLWHQQQVFAHPFPEEQLFHVSRDPNQLWNIVDEPAYAAKLQQARSLLADWTEQTGDTIPENPTPNRREPPKIVDGEIIPMGKKHGRQNPHAEFPGAASNATEINHPGPIKIDG; the protein is encoded by the coding sequence ATGCTAAACCGTATTCTTTTTCTAGTCACTGGATTCACTACGTTATTGAGTGTCGAGCTCTTCGCGGACAGCGCTGACTTGAACGGTGCACCAGATCCACGGCCGAATATTGTCTTTTTTATCTCCGATGATATGTCCTGGGAAGATTTCGGTTGTTATGGGCACCCGTCGATTCAAACGCCCAACGTCGATAGACTGGCGGACCAAGGGATGCGCTTTGATAACGCGTACCTGACCACCAGTAGCTGCAGTCCCTCTCGTTGCAGTATCATCACCGGACGCTACCCGCACAATACGGGAGCTCCGGAGCTTCATTCCAAGCTTCCGGACGATCAGCTGCGTTTCCCGGAGCTCTTGCGTCAGGCTGGCTATTATACGGTCCTTTCGGGCAAAAACCACATGTTCAGCTATGAGGACCGGGCATTTGACCTCATGACCCGCGGGGGTGGGGCCAGTGGTTCGGAGGATTGGCTGGGCATCGTCCAGGAGCGCCCGAAGGACAAGCCCTTCTTTTTCTATTTTGCCTCCTATGACGGGCACCGTGCCTGGCACATCGACGACAAAGCTCCGGTCTACAGTCCGGAGGATGTCGTCGTGCCGCCGTATCTTGTTGATACACCTGAGGTTCGCGAGGATCTGGCCAAGTATTACCACGAAGTCAGCCGCTACGACCATTATATCGGCGTGGTCACCGAGGAATTGAAACGACAGGGGGTATTGGACAATACCCTGATCGTGGTGGCGACCGACAACGGACGTCCTTTCCCCCGTGACAAAACCTATCTTTACGACAGTGGCATCAAAACACCCTGGGTGGTGCATTACCCCGCCATGATCGACGAGCCCGCGGCGACAGATAGTCTAATCAGTGTGATTGATCTGAGTGCGACCTGTCTGGAGCTGGCTGGACTGGACATCCCCGAATCAGTTCAAGGTCGTAGTTTTACGCCCATTTTGAAGGATCCCGACTCGGTGGTACGTGAAGTGGTTTTTGCCGAACACAATTGGCACGTCTATCAGTCTCACGAGCGTATGGTGCGTTTTGACGACTACCTTTACATTAAAAACAACTACCCGGAGGAGCAGAATCTGGGGCACGAGTCGGACATGGTATATCTTTCCGGCCGTGAATTGTGGAAGGCCCATGCCGCGGGTGAGACTCTCTGGCATCAACAACAAGTTTTTGCCCATCCTTTTCCTGAGGAGCAACTCTTCCATGTCAGCCGGGATCCCAATCAGCTCTGGAATATCGTGGATGAGCCCGCCTATGCCGCCAAGCTCCAGCAGGCTCGCAGCCTACTGGCGGATTGGACCGAGCAGACCGGCGATACCATTCCGGAAAATCCCACGCCCAACCGCCGGGAACCTCCGAAAATAGTGGATGGGGAAATTATCCCGATGGGGAAGAAGCACGGACGCCAGAATCCTCACGCAGAATTCCCCGGTGCCGCCAGCAATGCGACCGAGATCAACCATCCGGGGCCGATCAAAATTGACGGTTAA
- a CDS encoding 23S rRNA (pseudouridine(1915)-N(3))-methyltransferase RlmH, with translation MYAYTIIAVGKMKNRHLAAICDDFTKRLQRQGKFELIELKDGDVDSEGQRILDALNKRKGARTYAMAEEGATLSSMELAGDLGKLHGQPAVFIIGGAYGLSDAVKQSADTMLALSPMTFTHEIARMLLCEQLYRAVAIQAGSKYHHE, from the coding sequence TTGTACGCCTACACAATCATTGCCGTTGGCAAAATGAAAAACCGCCATCTGGCGGCAATCTGTGATGATTTTACCAAGCGATTACAACGTCAGGGGAAATTTGAACTGATTGAGCTCAAGGACGGTGATGTCGATAGTGAAGGTCAGCGAATTCTGGACGCACTGAATAAGCGAAAGGGGGCGCGTACTTATGCTATGGCAGAAGAGGGGGCAACACTCAGTTCTATGGAGCTGGCCGGCGATTTGGGTAAGCTCCACGGTCAACCTGCTGTTTTTATTATCGGAGGGGCGTATGGGCTGAGTGATGCGGTAAAACAAAGTGCGGACACGATGCTCGCACTTTCGCCCATGACCTTTACCCACGAGATTGCCCGCATGCTGCTTTGCGAACAGCTGTATCGTGCGGTTGCTATACAAGCGGGGTCGAAATATCACCACGAATAA
- a CDS encoding biotin/lipoyl-containing protein: MKNLRITVEGKVYEVQVELLDEDHSAAPAPRRASSAGSTRMAAPAPTKAPAPAAKAPPASAGEGVIASPLAAVVVSTDVAVGDTVEEGQKVVTLEAMKMNTIVSATASGTVKAILVSAGDGVEEGQALVEIA; this comes from the coding sequence ATGAAAAACCTACGAATCACAGTTGAGGGTAAAGTTTATGAGGTCCAAGTCGAGCTGCTCGACGAAGACCACAGCGCAGCACCGGCACCACGCCGTGCGAGTTCTGCAGGCAGCACGCGAATGGCGGCTCCGGCACCAACGAAAGCACCGGCACCTGCAGCGAAGGCACCGCCAGCTTCTGCGGGAGAGGGCGTGATCGCCAGCCCGCTGGCTGCAGTGGTTGTTTCCACTGACGTGGCAGTCGGAGACACGGTTGAGGAAGGCCAAAAAGTGGTGACCCTCGAGGCCATGAAGATGAACACAATCGTCTCGGCCACAGCTTCCGGCACGGTTAAAGCCATCCTCGTCAGCGCCGGAGACGGGGTTGAAGAAGGTCAGGCACTCGTAGAAATCGCTTAA
- a CDS encoding sodium ion-translocating decarboxylase subunit beta, translating to MFDLLHHLYENTGISHIDWRMLVMWLVVAGLLYLAVYRKFEPLLLIPIAFGALLANLPTEGIVEGMEFAGQHHPMKEDGTGGLFYYIFQGIHLELFPPIIFLGVGALTDFGPLIANPKTFLLGAAAQFGVFGVFIAAAFMKYIGIEYSLQECGAISIIGGADGPTSIFLANKLAPHLIGAIAVSAYSYMALVPVIQPPIMRALTSVKERGIRMRSLRRVSKLEKLVFAVLIMMLCIILVPAASPLLFMLFLGNFMRECGVVDRLSKSAQNEIINIVTIFLGASVGITMDGTYFLTPQTLGILALGVLAFALATASGIWMAKLLNLVSKNKINPLIGSAGVSAVPMAARVSQVEGQKADPGNFLLMHAMGPNVAGVIGTALVAGFFMTVFG from the coding sequence ATGTTTGATCTGCTTCACCATTTATACGAAAACACAGGTATTAGTCACATTGACTGGCGTATGCTGGTCATGTGGCTGGTGGTTGCGGGGCTGCTTTATTTGGCAGTGTATCGAAAGTTCGAGCCTCTGCTGCTGATCCCCATCGCCTTTGGCGCACTCCTGGCCAATTTGCCGACTGAGGGTATTGTTGAGGGCATGGAGTTCGCCGGCCAGCACCACCCCATGAAAGAGGACGGTACGGGCGGACTTTTCTACTACATCTTTCAAGGGATTCACCTCGAACTCTTCCCGCCGATTATCTTTTTAGGCGTGGGTGCGTTGACCGACTTCGGACCACTGATAGCCAACCCGAAGACATTTCTGTTGGGAGCTGCAGCCCAGTTTGGCGTCTTTGGGGTGTTTATCGCGGCGGCGTTCATGAAGTACATCGGCATCGAATACAGCCTGCAGGAATGCGGCGCGATCAGTATTATCGGCGGTGCGGACGGTCCGACCTCGATCTTTCTGGCCAACAAGCTGGCCCCGCACCTGATCGGAGCGATCGCGGTCTCGGCTTACAGCTACATGGCACTAGTACCTGTGATTCAGCCACCCATCATGCGGGCGCTGACCAGTGTTAAAGAACGGGGAATTCGTATGCGCAGCCTCCGCAGAGTCAGCAAGTTGGAGAAACTGGTTTTTGCAGTCCTTATCATGATGCTCTGCATCATTCTGGTGCCAGCAGCATCTCCGCTCCTGTTTATGCTTTTCCTCGGCAATTTTATGCGCGAGTGCGGCGTGGTGGACCGTCTGAGTAAATCGGCGCAGAACGAAATTATCAACATCGTGACGATCTTTCTCGGTGCCAGTGTCGGCATCACCATGGACGGCACGTATTTCCTCACCCCGCAAACCCTCGGTATTCTGGCGCTTGGTGTGTTGGCCTTCGCCCTGGCGACTGCCTCAGGCATCTGGATGGCCAAGTTGCTGAACCTTGTTTCGAAAAATAAAATCAATCCCCTGATCGGCTCTGCCGGAGTCAGCGCGGTGCCGATGGCGGCCCGTGTTAGCCAGGTGGAAGGTCAGAAAGCCGATCCGGGTAACTTCCTCCTGATGCACGCAATGGGCCCCAATGTTGCCGGCGTGATCGGCACGGCACTGGTCGCCGGTTTCTTTATGACCGTATTTGGCTAG
- a CDS encoding DUF2237 family protein produces the protein MARNVLGTDLITCSTDPMTGFFRTGHCDTCGEDAGQHTVCAQMTEAFLEFSRSRGNDLTTPLPEYGFPGLEAGDFWCLCRSRWEEAHAEGVAPRIRLEATHASVLEYLDLDLLKSYAI, from the coding sequence ATGGCACGCAATGTTCTCGGCACCGATTTAATCACCTGCAGCACCGATCCCATGACCGGCTTTTTTCGCACCGGTCATTGCGATACCTGCGGAGAAGACGCTGGGCAGCATACCGTTTGTGCTCAAATGACCGAAGCATTTCTCGAGTTCAGCCGTTCCCGTGGCAATGATCTGACTACGCCATTGCCTGAATACGGCTTCCCCGGGCTGGAAGCGGGTGATTTTTGGTGCCTCTGCCGCAGTCGCTGGGAAGAGGCGCATGCGGAAGGCGTGGCCCCGCGCATCCGCCTTGAGGCGACGCACGCTTCAGTTCTGGAGTATCTCGATCTCGACCTGCTCAAGAGTTACGCGATCTAG